Proteins encoded within one genomic window of Gloeobacter kilaueensis JS1:
- a CDS encoding phage holin family protein — translation MINFLLSWLVSAAVLILVSYVVPGFTVASFGAALIAALVVGIINAVVVPVLNLIALPINFLTLGLFSFVISALGLLLAAALVKGFVIAGFGSALLAAIVIALANAGVGLLGGRSFA, via the coding sequence ATGATCAACTTCTTGCTGAGTTGGCTGGTTTCAGCCGCTGTGTTGATTCTTGTCTCCTACGTCGTGCCTGGCTTTACGGTCGCCAGTTTCGGAGCCGCTCTGATCGCCGCTCTCGTAGTTGGGATCATCAATGCAGTCGTTGTGCCGGTACTTAATTTGATCGCCCTGCCGATCAACTTTCTTACCCTTGGCCTGTTCTCCTTCGTGATCAGTGCCCTGGGTTTGCTATTGGCTGCCGCCCTGGTCAAGGGCTTTGTCATCGCCGGTTTCGGTAGTGCCCTGCTTGCCGCTATCGTCATTGCCCTGGCAAACGCCGGTGTTGGGCTATTGGGAGGCCGCAGCTTCGCCTAG
- a CDS encoding DUF4079 domain-containing protein: MNLPSFLWLWRAAAWSMGLSLAVYGLLALSGGTLFWGKLPGSKRRPLRTLHLALGSSLVSLTLFLLAIGIVGTLGHFGSLGHSAHLGAGLVVVALVTTSAFSALGMVRARPWAKQVHLTAALLLLAGYGAVLVTGWQVVQKYLPH, encoded by the coding sequence ATGAATCTACCTTCTTTTTTGTGGCTCTGGCGCGCCGCTGCCTGGTCGATGGGACTGTCGCTGGCGGTCTATGGGTTATTGGCCCTGAGCGGCGGCACTCTATTCTGGGGCAAGTTGCCCGGTTCTAAGCGCCGTCCCCTGCGCACCCTGCATCTGGCACTCGGCAGCAGCCTGGTCAGCCTCACCCTGTTTTTGCTGGCGATCGGGATCGTCGGTACTCTCGGCCACTTCGGTTCCCTCGGCCACTCCGCCCACCTGGGAGCTGGGCTGGTGGTCGTTGCTCTGGTCACGACGAGCGCCTTCAGCGCCCTGGGGATGGTGCGCGCCCGCCCCTGGGCCAAGCAAGTCCACCTGACAGCCGCTCTCCTGTTGCTGGCAGGCTACGGGGCGGTACTCGTCACCGGTTGGCAGGTCGTCCAAAAATATCTGCCCCACTGA
- a CDS encoding tetratricopeptide repeat protein, producing the protein MAKLLPAFEVGQGKQLPVFSALVRRQVPQVAVAYAGVGWGLVQFVDWLTNRYALSSSLTDFVAYLVVLFVPTMLILAYCRGGEEEHWTWWEKIGVPVNLLVAAVVLWANFQGKELGSINQTVTIQDSSGRTVQREVPKSAFRKRLALAYFENASSDKNLDWLRQGIAIALQTDLSQDLYLSVQDSYDYSEKLKEVGFSYKDPLPLGLERRIANYYGLNYIVTGTFSKKAEEYIVRVDLYDAARVKRLTRRTYKGPDLFDLLDDLSVQLKRDVEVPEQHIQDITDFPVTEVLTRSLPAFEHYTRAKNLREFDGDYSGAMTQLDQAIAADPSFAMAHLEQVESALLAGHPEKSERAYQQAEHYAFKLTERSQFILKSGNWVNGRSEEADRAAQQWAALYPDDLKAQLTLAKHYLDNNQWPKAIDAFRRMIELDPGEAHYLSKIAEAQLRLGRTSDAIATFQQYGEQSNDRPGAYEEIADIYRTIGQFDRARSYYRQAAAINTDDLSPLIELATTDMLSGQLDAAYKQYRALLARARRTDEKRQIYSRLQQYYSLRGQWKQAIAELPVLSEQISKTSGPINSFFNQAIRIDSFVEAGQPEVAFATLARLQGQTRSNFLLKGLLESGYLKVYLALEDPDRAEPLIGKLEQLFRRYGQAHLIDDLGLVAARGKVAELRRDYRQALGYYQQFLKNNPTEIGTNLDIGRCYRLSGQLSEAQDALQKALQVAPADPEIHYELAEVAQARQDSATALKEVQIALQILQPADGSDKRLKEAKALLAKLQAKA; encoded by the coding sequence ATGGCGAAGCTGCTACCGGCCTTCGAGGTTGGCCAGGGAAAACAACTGCCAGTTTTCAGCGCCCTGGTGCGCCGCCAGGTGCCCCAGGTGGCGGTGGCCTACGCTGGTGTCGGCTGGGGGCTGGTCCAGTTCGTCGATTGGCTGACCAACCGCTACGCGCTTTCTTCGTCCCTCACCGATTTTGTCGCCTATCTGGTCGTGCTCTTCGTTCCGACGATGCTCATCCTCGCTTACTGCCGGGGCGGCGAAGAGGAGCACTGGACGTGGTGGGAGAAAATTGGCGTGCCCGTCAACCTGCTTGTCGCGGCGGTCGTCCTCTGGGCCAACTTTCAGGGCAAGGAGCTGGGCAGCATCAACCAGACCGTCACCATTCAAGACAGCAGTGGCCGTACCGTCCAGCGCGAGGTGCCCAAGAGCGCTTTCCGCAAGCGCCTGGCCCTCGCCTACTTCGAGAATGCCAGCTCCGATAAGAATCTCGACTGGCTGCGGCAGGGGATTGCGATTGCGCTGCAGACCGATCTTTCGCAAGATCTCTACTTGAGCGTCCAGGACAGCTACGACTATTCCGAAAAACTCAAAGAAGTCGGTTTTTCGTACAAAGACCCGCTTCCCCTGGGCCTGGAGCGGCGGATTGCCAACTATTACGGGCTCAACTACATCGTTACAGGCACCTTCAGCAAAAAAGCCGAAGAATACATCGTCCGCGTAGACCTCTACGACGCGGCGCGAGTCAAGCGCCTCACCCGCCGAACTTACAAAGGACCGGACCTGTTCGATCTGCTCGACGATCTATCGGTTCAACTCAAGCGCGACGTCGAGGTGCCCGAACAGCATATTCAAGACATCACCGATTTTCCAGTGACCGAAGTGCTGACCCGTTCACTGCCCGCTTTTGAACACTACACGCGGGCCAAAAATCTTCGCGAGTTCGACGGAGATTATTCAGGAGCAATGACGCAACTCGATCAGGCCATCGCCGCCGATCCGTCCTTTGCAATGGCCCACCTCGAACAGGTCGAAAGCGCCCTGCTCGCCGGCCACCCCGAAAAGTCCGAACGCGCCTACCAGCAGGCAGAACATTATGCCTTCAAGCTCACTGAGCGCTCGCAGTTCATTCTCAAAAGCGGCAACTGGGTCAATGGCCGGTCAGAAGAAGCGGACCGGGCTGCACAGCAGTGGGCAGCTCTCTATCCGGACGATCTCAAAGCCCAACTGACGCTTGCGAAGCACTACCTGGATAACAATCAGTGGCCAAAGGCGATCGACGCCTTCCGACGGATGATTGAACTGGATCCGGGGGAAGCCCACTATCTGTCTAAAATCGCTGAGGCTCAGCTGCGGCTCGGGCGCACCAGCGACGCGATTGCCACCTTCCAGCAGTACGGCGAGCAGAGCAACGACCGGCCAGGGGCCTACGAAGAGATCGCCGACATCTACCGGACCATCGGCCAGTTCGACCGGGCGCGCTCCTACTACCGGCAGGCGGCGGCTATCAATACAGACGACCTCTCACCGCTGATCGAGCTGGCAACGACCGACATGCTGAGCGGGCAGCTCGACGCCGCCTACAAACAATATCGTGCCCTGCTGGCTCGTGCCCGGCGGACCGATGAAAAACGGCAGATCTACTCCCGGCTGCAGCAGTACTACAGCCTGCGGGGCCAGTGGAAGCAAGCGATCGCCGAGTTGCCGGTGCTCTCTGAACAGATAAGCAAAACCAGCGGCCCGATCAATAGTTTCTTCAATCAGGCCATCCGCATCGATAGCTTCGTCGAAGCAGGCCAGCCGGAGGTTGCCTTTGCCACCCTCGCCCGTCTGCAGGGCCAGACCCGCTCGAACTTTCTGCTTAAGGGTTTGCTTGAGAGCGGCTATCTTAAGGTGTACCTCGCCCTTGAAGATCCTGACCGAGCCGAACCCTTGATTGGAAAGCTGGAGCAGCTTTTCCGGCGCTACGGCCAGGCCCACCTGATCGACGATCTGGGACTGGTGGCTGCTCGCGGCAAGGTGGCCGAGTTGCGCAGGGACTACCGGCAGGCTCTGGGCTATTACCAGCAGTTTCTTAAAAACAATCCGACCGAAATCGGCACCAACCTCGACATTGGCCGCTGCTATCGCCTTTCAGGCCAGCTTTCCGAAGCGCAGGATGCTCTCCAGAAAGCCCTGCAGGTGGCTCCCGCCGATCCTGAGATCCACTACGAACTGGCGGAGGTAGCCCAGGCCCGGCAAGATTCGGCTACTGCCCTCAAAGAAGTGCAGATCGCTCTACAAATTCTCCAACCGGCGGACGGATCCGACAAACGCCTTAAAGAAGCGAAGGCCCTGCTGGCGAAGTTGCAAGCGAAAGCGTAG
- a CDS encoding DUF2949 domain-containing protein, with product METSAAENYLLASKLITEAQLARVRELAQLWQGTLPIVLWKLGLIDLDTFALLIEL from the coding sequence ATGGAAACTTCCGCCGCCGAAAACTATCTGCTCGCCAGCAAGCTCATCACCGAGGCGCAACTGGCGCGGGTGCGCGAGCTGGCTCAGCTCTGGCAGGGTACCCTGCCTATCGTGCTCTGGAAGTTGGGGCTGATCGACCTCGACACGTTCGCCCTCCTGATCGAGCTTTAG
- a CDS encoding pyridoxal phosphate-dependent decarboxylase family protein — protein sequence MLEGKLALLEAALVQLEAGFKDLPEFTAEQDFDAVGAVLEEVALRLQDNYPYAHPLYAGQMIKPPHPVARLAYSLALAINPNNHALDGGRASSQMEKEAVAALAGMFGWQTHLGHLCSGGTMANLEALWVAGSLHPGKTILASEQAHYTHARLCGVLGLPFETIASDSQLRMDIEVLEQRLQRGDVGTVVATVGTTIAGSVDPVDQILELQTRYGFRLHADAAYGGYFTLIDGLEPSTRAAYDGLSRVDSIAIDPHKHGLQPYGCGCILFADPAVGRLYAHESPYTYFTSPALHLGEISLECSRPGAAAVALWATQRLLPLTRGGAFAAQLGKSRQAALGLYEKLQQDGRFVPLLAPELDIVLWVYHSEWASRTSYLSKEIFRAAATEQLHLALARVPTKRLQPLLPHLEADDDHVLCLRSCLMKPEHLDWLERIWQALDRATIQVFTLSGRLDR from the coding sequence ATGCTGGAAGGCAAACTGGCCTTGCTGGAAGCAGCGCTCGTCCAACTGGAAGCAGGGTTCAAGGATCTGCCAGAATTCACAGCCGAACAAGATTTTGACGCTGTGGGTGCTGTCCTGGAAGAAGTGGCCCTGCGCCTGCAGGACAATTACCCCTATGCCCATCCCCTGTACGCCGGGCAGATGATCAAGCCGCCGCATCCGGTAGCTCGCCTCGCCTACAGCCTGGCCCTTGCGATCAACCCGAATAACCACGCCCTCGACGGTGGCCGCGCCAGCTCCCAGATGGAAAAAGAAGCGGTAGCGGCCCTTGCCGGAATGTTCGGCTGGCAGACCCACCTTGGTCACCTGTGCAGCGGCGGCACGATGGCCAACCTCGAAGCGCTCTGGGTAGCAGGCAGTCTGCATCCTGGTAAGACAATCCTCGCCTCCGAGCAGGCGCACTACACCCACGCCCGGCTCTGCGGGGTGCTGGGACTGCCCTTCGAGACGATCGCAAGCGACTCGCAGCTGCGCATGGACATCGAAGTGCTGGAGCAGCGGTTGCAGCGGGGCGATGTCGGCACGGTGGTGGCAACCGTCGGCACCACGATTGCCGGATCGGTCGATCCGGTGGACCAGATCCTCGAACTGCAGACTCGCTACGGCTTCCGGCTGCACGCCGATGCGGCCTACGGCGGCTACTTTACTCTTATCGACGGGCTGGAACCTTCGACCAGAGCGGCCTACGATGGCCTGTCACGGGTAGATTCGATCGCCATCGACCCCCACAAGCACGGCCTGCAACCCTACGGTTGCGGCTGCATTCTTTTTGCCGACCCGGCGGTTGGCCGGCTCTACGCCCACGAGAGCCCCTACACCTACTTCACCTCCCCTGCACTGCACCTGGGGGAAATCAGCCTCGAATGTTCCCGTCCGGGGGCGGCAGCGGTGGCTCTCTGGGCAACCCAGAGGCTGCTGCCTCTTACAAGGGGCGGAGCCTTTGCCGCTCAACTGGGTAAATCGCGTCAGGCTGCCCTGGGCCTCTACGAAAAATTGCAGCAGGACGGGCGATTTGTTCCCCTGCTGGCTCCGGAGCTGGATATCGTTCTTTGGGTTTACCATTCGGAGTGGGCGAGCCGCACCTCCTATCTGAGTAAAGAGATTTTTCGAGCAGCAGCGACTGAGCAACTGCACCTGGCACTCGCTCGTGTGCCGACAAAAAGGCTGCAGCCGCTCCTGCCTCACCTGGAAGCCGACGACGACCACGTGCTCTGTCTGCGCTCCTGCTTGATGAAACCGGAGCACTTAGACTGGCTGGAGAGAATCTGGCAGGCTCTCGACCGGGCAACCATTCAAGTTTTCACGCTCTCCGGGCGGCTCGATCGGTGA
- a CDS encoding serine hydrolase — protein sequence MQEVASDLQIPRPRRRRQSPTERWLRRGAVLLVLSGGCAVLLFQLSHTLQNLGLFAGATVPLDLQVLPEAIVDSQYLPRPELARGEQLVALEAAMHKLTQQPRLRSGFLFFDPATGAYAQMAADESFSAASVIKVPVLVELMRQVDGGSVRLDEVLTLKAAHKGGGSGWLQYRPNGTRMSVLAVATLMIIRSDNTATNMIIDRLGGAAYLNEQFRRWGLRRTVINAPLPDLEGTNTTSPGDLALLMSELDRGELTSPQGRTVAYGLMGRTRIGSLLPMGLGPGARILHKTGDIGKMVGDVGVVTTPDGRRYLATALVERPHNDRRANQLIAKLSQAFYHVFANTHRLGTVPRKT from the coding sequence TTGCAAGAAGTTGCCAGCGATCTTCAAATTCCTCGTCCCCGTCGTCGCCGACAATCGCCCACCGAGCGCTGGTTGCGCCGGGGAGCGGTGTTGCTTGTTCTAAGTGGCGGCTGCGCTGTGCTGCTATTCCAGCTCAGCCACACCCTGCAGAACCTGGGTCTGTTTGCCGGTGCGACCGTTCCCCTCGATCTGCAGGTGCTCCCCGAGGCAATCGTCGATAGCCAGTACCTCCCCCGGCCTGAACTGGCGCGGGGTGAGCAACTGGTCGCCCTCGAAGCGGCGATGCACAAGCTTACCCAGCAGCCGCGCCTGCGCTCGGGTTTTCTGTTTTTTGACCCGGCCACTGGAGCCTATGCCCAGATGGCGGCGGACGAGAGCTTCAGTGCGGCGAGTGTGATCAAGGTGCCGGTCCTGGTCGAGCTGATGCGCCAGGTCGATGGCGGCAGTGTGCGCCTCGACGAGGTTCTCACCCTCAAAGCTGCCCACAAAGGCGGCGGCTCCGGCTGGCTGCAGTACCGGCCCAACGGCACGCGCATGAGTGTGCTGGCGGTCGCCACCTTGATGATCATCCGCAGCGACAACACTGCCACCAACATGATCATCGACCGGCTGGGCGGGGCCGCTTACCTCAACGAGCAGTTCCGGCGCTGGGGTCTGCGTCGCACCGTCATCAACGCCCCGCTGCCGGATCTGGAGGGCACCAACACCACCAGCCCCGGCGACCTCGCTTTGCTGATGAGCGAACTGGACCGAGGCGAGCTTACGAGCCCCCAGGGCCGCACCGTCGCCTACGGTCTGATGGGCCGCACCCGCATCGGCTCGCTGTTGCCGATGGGCCTCGGGCCGGGGGCGCGGATTCTGCACAAGACCGGCGACATTGGCAAGATGGTGGGCGATGTCGGGGTTGTCACCACGCCGGACGGACGGCGCTATCTGGCAACAGCCCTGGTGGAGCGTCCCCACAATGACCGCCGCGCCAACCAGCTCATCGCCAAACTCTCCCAGGCTTTTTATCACGTCTTTGCCAATACCCACCGGCTCGGTACAGTGCCCAGGAAGACTTGA
- a CDS encoding cation:proton antiporter yields MPLPEADTVEAALQSLAFFAATTVQNGPLKPLGHHELLLLLLQLAVLLFAARGLGELMRRLDLPPVVGELLAGVVLGPSVFGLFLPQLQATIFPKSQIQADLISVVSWLGVLFLLVATGLETDLNLIISKGKTALFTSLGGILLPFASGFGLGMLLPASVLANPEHRLVFSLFMATAMSITAIPVIAKVLIDLKLIRRDIGQITLASGMTDDTIGWILLSVVAGLASSGTINFVSVATSVGGALVFLAIAFTVGRPAIAWILRWVDDKLGGVSASLSTVIIVALLAAALTHQLGIEAALGAFVTGILVGQAPRFSREAGHTLEVITASFLAPIFFAVAGLKVDLIKLFEPETLTIGLIVLAIACLGKFVGVYLGSRLGGRLSHWEAIALGSGMNARGAMEIIVATIGLSLGVLTLQMYTIIVMVAIITSLMAPPLLRWALSKVKMGDEEVKRLQMEELASRSFIKSVRRVLVPTRGGTNVQLAAQLVSHMAQQNELEVTALYAECSDRPGKKKTPPNNSSAETAFAAVADEMHLPADLQTRVESGRDPAEVILREAAKGYNLLVLGATEQRTSRGDGSLFNSLVDRIVQEAPCPTLVVKSHLPVPEGEYCPIEQQQIRHILVPTIGTEYSKHAVEVASTIAAQIGALVTLVHVVNLPQFDDFYVDQDNLLSAIDIAQQIVDQQADIGRGFGAQVNTAVLKGTSPEKEILNFARAEGVDLIVLGSNIRPITGRAFFGHRVDTLLRQASCPVAVVSSS; encoded by the coding sequence TTGCCATTACCGGAGGCCGACACCGTGGAAGCAGCCCTGCAGTCGCTCGCCTTCTTTGCCGCTACGACGGTTCAAAATGGCCCACTCAAGCCCCTCGGGCACCACGAGCTGTTGCTGCTTCTTTTGCAACTGGCGGTATTGCTTTTTGCAGCGCGGGGGCTCGGAGAGTTGATGCGCCGGTTGGATCTGCCTCCCGTCGTCGGCGAACTGCTGGCGGGCGTCGTCCTCGGTCCCTCGGTTTTTGGTTTGTTTTTACCCCAGCTTCAAGCAACCATTTTTCCAAAAAGCCAGATTCAAGCGGATCTGATCTCGGTGGTCTCCTGGCTGGGGGTGCTGTTCTTGCTCGTCGCGACGGGCCTTGAGACCGACCTCAACTTGATCATCAGCAAGGGCAAGACGGCGCTATTTACCTCCCTCGGGGGCATCTTGCTGCCGTTTGCAAGCGGCTTTGGTCTCGGGATGCTCCTGCCTGCGAGCGTGCTCGCCAACCCGGAGCACCGACTGGTCTTTAGCCTGTTTATGGCGACGGCGATGAGCATCACCGCCATTCCGGTCATCGCCAAGGTGCTCATCGATCTCAAGCTCATCCGCCGCGACATCGGTCAGATCACCCTCGCCTCGGGGATGACCGACGACACGATCGGCTGGATCTTGCTCTCGGTCGTGGCCGGTCTGGCCAGTAGCGGCACGATCAACTTCGTCTCGGTGGCAACTTCGGTAGGCGGGGCGCTGGTGTTTCTGGCGATTGCCTTTACCGTCGGCAGGCCGGCGATTGCCTGGATTTTGCGCTGGGTAGACGACAAGCTGGGCGGGGTGAGCGCGTCGCTCTCGACGGTGATTATCGTTGCTCTTTTAGCAGCCGCCCTCACCCATCAACTGGGCATCGAGGCGGCCCTCGGCGCTTTTGTCACAGGCATCCTGGTCGGTCAGGCTCCGCGCTTCAGCCGCGAGGCGGGCCATACCCTCGAAGTGATCACTGCCAGTTTTCTAGCTCCAATCTTTTTTGCCGTCGCCGGTCTAAAAGTCGATTTGATCAAGCTTTTCGAGCCGGAGACGCTCACGATCGGGCTTATCGTGCTCGCCATCGCCTGCCTCGGCAAGTTTGTGGGCGTCTATCTCGGCTCGCGCCTGGGCGGCAGGCTCAGCCACTGGGAGGCGATTGCCCTGGGTTCCGGGATGAACGCACGCGGGGCGATGGAGATCATCGTCGCCACGATCGGCCTGTCTCTGGGTGTTCTCACCCTGCAGATGTACACGATCATCGTCATGGTGGCGATCATCACCTCGCTGATGGCCCCGCCCCTGCTGCGCTGGGCGCTCTCGAAGGTAAAGATGGGCGACGAAGAGGTAAAGCGGCTGCAGATGGAAGAATTGGCCAGCCGCAGCTTCATCAAGAGCGTCCGCCGGGTGCTGGTGCCCACCCGTGGCGGCACCAACGTCCAGCTCGCCGCCCAACTGGTAAGCCACATGGCTCAGCAGAACGAACTGGAGGTGACCGCCCTCTACGCCGAGTGCAGCGACCGCCCCGGCAAAAAAAAGACCCCGCCGAACAATTCGAGTGCAGAGACAGCTTTTGCAGCCGTCGCCGACGAGATGCATCTGCCTGCGGACCTCCAGACGCGGGTCGAATCGGGGCGCGATCCGGCGGAGGTGATCCTGCGGGAGGCGGCCAAGGGTTACAACCTGCTGGTGCTCGGTGCTACCGAACAGCGCACCAGTCGCGGCGACGGCAGCCTGTTCAACTCCCTTGTCGATCGCATCGTCCAGGAAGCACCCTGCCCGACACTGGTGGTCAAGTCGCACCTGCCGGTGCCCGAGGGCGAGTACTGCCCGATCGAGCAGCAACAAATCCGCCACATCTTAGTACCCACGATCGGTACCGAGTACAGCAAGCACGCCGTCGAGGTGGCAAGCACAATCGCCGCCCAGATCGGGGCGCTGGTTACGCTCGTCCACGTCGTCAACCTGCCGCAGTTCGACGATTTTTACGTCGATCAGGACAATCTGCTTTCAGCTATCGACATTGCCCAGCAGATCGTCGATCAGCAGGCCGACATCGGTCGCGGCTTCGGTGCTCAAGTCAACACCGCCGTGCTCAAGGGGACCAGCCCCGAAAAAGAAATCCTCAACTTTGCCCGCGCCGAAGGCGTCGATCTGATCGTCTTGGGCAGCAACATCCGACCGATCACAGGCCGTGCCTTTTTTGGCCACCGCGTCGATACACTTTTGCGTCAGGCCAGTTGCCCGGTGGCTGTCGTCAGTTCCTCCTAG
- a CDS encoding YsnF/AvaK domain-containing protein, translating into MDSVSDQIPARGNVIAGLFRNRDQAELAIDDLRAAGFQDRQIDTTEGEDVTGRNQGGFLETLGRLFGTEDRSNSDQLYSTLIDMGITEEQARYFGSRLGEDVELVTVHADGRWADAIAILERHGADTGVNIKPPISSTAAGTVAETNVAATGVTPPAVPQTTAPVTGDVPQRIELREEKLRVDKERVNIGEVNIRKEVITENQTVQVPTTREELVIERHAVEPHRPASDPNFSKSEEIHVPLTEERVIVEKQPEVVEEVLIDKRKIQQNQEVSETVRREEVTVDNEGQVDLLDKKPAQGDLPRDRRID; encoded by the coding sequence ATGGATTCTGTGAGTGATCAAATTCCGGCCCGTGGAAACGTGATTGCCGGTTTGTTTCGCAATCGAGATCAAGCCGAACTGGCGATCGATGATCTCCGCGCCGCTGGCTTCCAGGACCGGCAGATCGACACGACAGAAGGCGAGGATGTTACAGGCCGCAATCAAGGTGGCTTTTTAGAAACCCTGGGGCGGTTGTTTGGCACTGAAGACCGCAGCAATAGCGATCAGTTGTACTCGACGCTGATCGACATGGGAATCACTGAAGAACAGGCGCGCTATTTTGGAAGTCGTCTGGGCGAGGATGTCGAATTGGTAACCGTCCATGCCGACGGTCGCTGGGCGGATGCAATCGCGATCCTTGAGCGCCACGGCGCTGATACCGGCGTCAACATCAAGCCACCGATCAGCTCCACCGCTGCCGGGACAGTTGCTGAAACCAATGTGGCCGCTACCGGTGTCACGCCGCCTGCTGTACCCCAAACTACCGCACCTGTGACGGGCGATGTTCCCCAGCGCATCGAGTTGCGCGAAGAAAAGCTTCGGGTAGACAAGGAGCGGGTCAATATCGGTGAGGTAAATATCCGCAAGGAAGTCATCACCGAAAACCAGACGGTCCAGGTACCCACTACCCGCGAGGAACTGGTGATCGAGCGCCACGCTGTCGAACCCCATCGCCCGGCCAGCGATCCGAACTTCAGCAAGAGCGAAGAGATTCATGTTCCGCTTACTGAAGAGCGCGTCATCGTCGAGAAGCAGCCGGAGGTTGTCGAGGAGGTGCTGATCGATAAGCGCAAGATTCAACAGAACCAGGAGGTCTCCGAAACGGTCCGCCGCGAGGAGGTGACCGTAGACAACGAAGGCCAGGTGGATCTGCTTGATAAGAAGCCGGCCCAGGGCGATCTGCCCCGCGATCGGCGCATCGATTAG